From Chryseobacterium sp. H1D6B, a single genomic window includes:
- a CDS encoding DUF6443 domain-containing protein — protein sequence MKKIITLFSVLFAAGLSYAQTNTENYIQSISCLDADCVKKIETVQYFDFLGRPKQVVNVKGTPSGKDLVTPVVYDELGRKTRDYLPVPQSSTAGGAVYPQSSGLVPYPVSDAAGFYAGEKIYTEKVLESSPLERVLEQKQTGNAWAGRSVKFSYDVNSTADQVKKFETVTIWNTADKIYESQLRLSSGYLAGELSKNTVTDEDGNKTIEFKDGFGQTVLVRKAVSATENADTYYVYNEYMQLAFVIPPLASAAAAVDNTVLADLCYQYKYDSRQRLAEKKLPGKGWEYMVYDKQDRLVMSQDAVMKPAGKWLFTKYDKFSRVVYSGTADIGAWFSRAQIQESVNYYIGQGQPSAEARSQSGFTSSNMTVYYGNTVYPTTIDKILTVNYYDTYPPLSGDVAVPASIMNQEVLKQPGQSTAARNTRTLPLASYLKNIEDDNWTKKYTYYDSKGRPIGSYTSNHLGGYTKTETELDFAGAVKQTKAYHKRLVADTEKVITETFEYDAQNRLKKQYHQISGQPQELLAENTYNEISQLSNKKVGNNLQSIDYAYNIRGWMTKINDPASLSGKLFGYEIKYTSPVAAALAPGRYNGNIAEIDWKTSQDGILRRYSYQYDSLNRLKNGIYSEPDSSVPQNKLYNESMDYDQNGNIASLKRNGRGASGMAEQIDDLAYHYTGNRLTSVTDTSSNYQGYPDASGNTIAYDENGNMKNEIDKGLLELNYNFLNLPKQIKFESSYIIRNPATGENELRNIRTEYTYRADGAKLRKKYTNFFIKNSTERITVTDYLDGFQYTVNYLGAVSLDFVPTAEGYYNFKNNKYIYNYTDHLGNVRLSYLNNGSGAEVLEENNYYPFGLKHEGYNVLNGNPAYKYKYN from the coding sequence ATGAAAAAAATTATAACATTATTCAGTGTTTTGTTTGCAGCAGGATTATCATATGCACAGACAAACACAGAAAATTATATACAAAGCATCTCATGTCTGGATGCAGACTGTGTAAAGAAAATAGAAACCGTACAGTATTTTGACTTTTTAGGAAGGCCGAAGCAGGTCGTGAATGTAAAAGGAACCCCTTCCGGAAAAGATCTGGTGACGCCGGTGGTCTATGATGAACTGGGAAGAAAGACGAGAGATTATCTTCCGGTTCCCCAGTCTTCTACTGCAGGCGGAGCTGTTTATCCCCAAAGTTCAGGTTTAGTCCCTTATCCGGTTTCAGATGCCGCAGGATTTTATGCTGGAGAAAAGATCTATACAGAAAAGGTATTAGAAAGTTCACCTTTGGAGAGAGTTCTGGAGCAGAAGCAGACGGGAAATGCATGGGCGGGCAGGTCTGTAAAGTTCAGTTATGATGTCAACAGCACGGCAGACCAGGTGAAAAAGTTTGAAACCGTTACAATCTGGAATACCGCAGATAAAATATATGAAAGCCAGTTAAGGTTAAGTTCCGGTTATCTGGCAGGAGAATTAAGCAAAAATACAGTTACGGATGAAGACGGAAACAAAACCATAGAATTCAAAGACGGTTTCGGGCAGACTGTTCTGGTAAGAAAAGCAGTAAGTGCCACAGAAAACGCAGATACTTATTATGTGTATAATGAATATATGCAGTTAGCATTTGTAATACCGCCGCTGGCTTCTGCGGCAGCTGCTGTGGATAATACAGTTCTTGCCGATCTCTGTTATCAGTACAAATATGACAGCAGACAGAGGCTGGCAGAAAAAAAACTTCCCGGAAAAGGCTGGGAGTATATGGTGTATGATAAACAGGACAGGCTGGTTATGAGTCAGGATGCTGTTATGAAACCTGCAGGAAAATGGCTTTTCACAAAATATGATAAGTTTTCAAGGGTTGTTTACAGCGGAACGGCGGATATTGGAGCTTGGTTCAGCAGAGCACAGATACAGGAAAGTGTTAATTATTATATAGGCCAGGGCCAGCCCTCTGCAGAGGCAAGAAGCCAGTCAGGATTTACCAGCAGTAATATGACGGTCTATTACGGCAACACTGTTTACCCCACAACAATAGACAAGATTCTTACAGTCAATTATTACGACACTTACCCTCCGCTTTCAGGAGATGTGGCGGTTCCTGCTTCTATTATGAATCAGGAAGTACTGAAACAGCCGGGACAAAGCACTGCGGCCAGAAATACCAGAACACTGCCGCTGGCATCTTACCTAAAAAATATTGAAGATGACAACTGGACAAAAAAATATACTTATTACGATTCTAAAGGAAGACCGATTGGAAGCTATACATCCAACCACTTAGGAGGGTATACTAAAACTGAGACAGAGCTGGATTTTGCAGGTGCTGTAAAACAGACTAAAGCATATCATAAAAGATTAGTAGCAGATACGGAAAAAGTGATCACAGAAACTTTTGAGTATGACGCCCAGAACAGGCTTAAAAAACAGTACCATCAGATCAGCGGGCAGCCTCAGGAATTACTGGCAGAAAATACCTATAATGAGATCTCCCAATTATCTAATAAGAAAGTAGGAAATAATCTGCAGAGTATTGACTATGCTTACAACATCAGAGGCTGGATGACAAAGATCAATGATCCTGCCAGTCTGAGCGGAAAATTATTTGGATATGAAATAAAATATACCAGCCCGGTTGCTGCTGCTCTTGCACCTGGGAGATATAATGGGAATATTGCGGAAATCGACTGGAAAACTTCTCAGGACGGTATATTAAGAAGATATTCTTACCAGTATGATTCTTTAAATAGGCTTAAAAACGGTATTTATTCTGAGCCGGACTCATCTGTTCCGCAGAATAAATTATACAATGAAAGCATGGATTATGACCAGAATGGAAATATTGCTTCTCTGAAGAGAAACGGCAGAGGAGCTTCAGGAATGGCTGAACAGATCGATGATCTTGCTTATCACTATACCGGAAACAGATTAACCTCTGTTACGGATACCTCATCCAACTATCAGGGCTATCCCGATGCATCAGGAAATACCATTGCCTATGATGAGAACGGCAATATGAAGAATGAAATAGATAAAGGGCTCTTAGAGCTTAATTACAATTTTCTAAATCTTCCAAAACAAATAAAGTTTGAATCTTCGTACATCATCAGAAACCCGGCGACAGGAGAGAATGAGCTGAGAAATATAAGAACAGAGTATACCTACCGTGCAGACGGTGCAAAGCTGAGAAAAAAATATACTAATTTCTTTATCAAAAACTCTACGGAGAGAATAACTGTTACGGATTATTTAGACGGTTTTCAGTATACTGTTAATTATCTGGGAGCTGTTTCTTTAGATTTTGTTCCTACTGCTGAAGGGTATTACAATTTTAAAAATAATAAGTATATTTACAATTATACAGATCATTTAGGAAATGTGCGTTTAAGCTACTTAAACAACGGCTCCGGAGCAGAAGTTCTTGAAGAAAATAACTATTACCCTTTTGGGTTAAAGCATGAGGGTTATAATGTCCTGAACGGAAACCCTGCTTATAAATATAAGTACAACG
- a CDS encoding efflux RND transporter permease subunit encodes MLKKIIKRPVLATVISVLLVILGVVGMISLPITKFPDIAPPTVMVSAVYPGANAETIARSVAPPLENAINGVENMDYITSTASNDGTLSITVIFKLGTDPDQAAINVQNRVAQVTNQLPAEVVQAGVTTLKRQNSMIAMVSLTSKDGTMDDLFLENYAKINIVPDLKRVKGVGDAMVYGNKDYSMRVWLDPNKLTSYNLTPADVSRAIQSQNLEAAPGRFGERSKESMEYVLRYKGKFTEPEQYENITIKALSDGSVLKLKDVAKVEFGAYSYTVSSNFNKKASVTMAIFQMAGSNANEVQIALQERMKELEKSFPQGMAYEIPYATKDALDQSIEQVIHTLIEAFILVFIVVYIFLQDFRSTLIPAIAVPVSIVGTFFFMNVFGFSINILTLFALVLAIGIVVDDAIVVVEAVHAKMEHKKLNPRAATMSAMSEITGAIVSITLIMSAVFVPVAFMSGSTGLFYQQFALTLAIAIVISAVNALTLSPALCALLLKEQHHGGSHEKMNFKDKFFLAFNTNFNKLTFRYGKAVLFLLKRKWIALLMIVAFGGLFTWMSMTTPKGFIPDEDQSFIIVTVNLAPGASKDRTSAIISDTEDVLMKNSAVDKVISVDGLNLFSGSMSSSAGSIFVKLKKGGERGKINNINDIIGQVQGTLSQDKRANFLVINTPTVDGFGNTSGMELVLQDRTNGELQNLGNISYGMMGALMQRPEVALAYTTFDVTYPQYEVLVDEVKAAQLGVSVSDVLGVMQGYYGSIQSSDFNRFGKYYRVLVQATPETREDKESLNGIFVKNNLNQMVPVNTLVTLKQVTGAEVVDRFNLFNSSNLTVMAAPGYSSGQAMAAVEEVSKKVLPPGYTYDYKGMSREEAGSSSQSVMIFGLCIVFVFFLLSAQYESYILPFAVLIAIPVGLSGVFVGITLADLSNNIYVQIALVMLIGLLAKNGILIVEFAIQRRRAGKSLIASAVEGAKARLRPILMTSLAFITGLLPLIFVVGPSAMGNHSIGYAAISGMLFGTILGIFVVPVLFVVFQALHERINGRVITEADWEY; translated from the coding sequence ATGTTAAAAAAGATTATAAAAAGGCCTGTATTAGCAACAGTTATTTCAGTACTGCTGGTGATATTAGGAGTGGTCGGTATGATCAGTCTGCCGATCACAAAATTCCCGGATATTGCGCCGCCTACCGTTATGGTATCTGCAGTATATCCTGGAGCCAACGCTGAAACAATCGCAAGATCAGTAGCTCCGCCATTGGAAAATGCGATCAACGGGGTAGAAAATATGGATTATATTACCTCCACGGCGAGTAATGACGGTACTTTAAGTATTACTGTTATTTTCAAATTGGGTACTGATCCGGATCAGGCTGCTATCAATGTTCAGAACAGGGTTGCGCAGGTAACCAATCAGCTTCCAGCGGAAGTGGTACAGGCGGGTGTTACCACTTTGAAGAGACAGAACAGTATGATCGCGATGGTTTCTTTAACCAGTAAAGACGGTACTATGGATGATCTTTTCCTGGAGAACTACGCTAAGATCAATATTGTACCAGATCTGAAAAGAGTAAAAGGAGTAGGAGATGCCATGGTGTACGGAAACAAAGATTATTCTATGCGGGTATGGCTGGATCCTAATAAACTGACCTCTTATAACCTGACTCCGGCAGATGTTTCAAGAGCGATCCAGTCACAGAACTTAGAGGCCGCTCCTGGAAGATTCGGGGAAAGAAGTAAAGAATCCATGGAGTATGTACTGCGTTACAAAGGGAAATTCACCGAACCTGAGCAGTACGAAAATATTACCATTAAAGCATTAAGTGACGGTTCTGTTTTAAAATTAAAAGACGTTGCGAAAGTAGAATTTGGAGCTTACAGTTATACCGTGTCTTCCAATTTCAATAAAAAAGCTTCTGTAACGATGGCGATCTTTCAGATGGCTGGTTCCAACGCGAATGAAGTGCAGATTGCTCTTCAGGAAAGAATGAAAGAACTGGAGAAATCCTTTCCGCAGGGAATGGCATATGAAATCCCTTATGCAACGAAAGATGCATTGGATCAGTCGATCGAGCAGGTGATCCATACTTTGATAGAAGCATTTATCCTTGTATTTATTGTCGTGTATATTTTCCTCCAGGATTTCCGTTCTACTTTAATTCCGGCGATTGCGGTTCCGGTTTCTATTGTGGGAACCTTCTTCTTTATGAATGTTTTCGGATTTTCTATTAATATTCTGACCCTTTTTGCTCTGGTGCTGGCGATAGGTATCGTAGTGGATGATGCCATTGTGGTGGTAGAAGCCGTCCATGCCAAAATGGAACATAAAAAGTTGAATCCGAGAGCAGCAACCATGTCGGCGATGAGCGAGATCACGGGAGCAATTGTTTCTATTACACTGATCATGTCTGCAGTATTTGTACCGGTAGCATTTATGAGCGGTTCTACAGGATTGTTTTATCAGCAGTTTGCATTGACGCTGGCAATTGCGATTGTAATTTCTGCGGTGAATGCACTGACTTTGAGTCCTGCCTTATGTGCCCTGCTTTTAAAAGAACAGCATCACGGCGGTTCCCATGAAAAAATGAATTTCAAAGACAAATTTTTCCTTGCTTTTAATACGAATTTCAATAAACTGACTTTCCGTTATGGAAAAGCTGTTTTATTCTTATTAAAAAGAAAATGGATCGCTTTACTGATGATCGTCGCATTCGGAGGGTTATTTACTTGGATGTCGATGACAACACCGAAAGGATTTATTCCAGATGAAGATCAGAGTTTCATTATTGTTACTGTAAATCTTGCTCCAGGAGCTTCTAAAGACCGTACTTCAGCAATTATTTCGGATACTGAGGATGTTTTAATGAAAAATTCAGCGGTGGATAAAGTAATATCGGTAGACGGACTGAATTTATTCAGCGGTTCCATGTCATCTTCTGCAGGCTCTATTTTTGTTAAATTGAAAAAAGGAGGCGAAAGAGGAAAGATCAATAATATTAATGACATCATCGGCCAGGTCCAAGGGACGCTTTCTCAAGATAAAAGAGCGAATTTCTTAGTCATAAATACTCCGACAGTAGATGGATTTGGGAATACCAGCGGTATGGAGCTTGTGCTTCAGGACCGTACCAACGGCGAGCTCCAGAATTTAGGAAATATCTCTTACGGTATGATGGGAGCTTTAATGCAGAGACCAGAAGTGGCACTGGCTTATACTACTTTTGATGTTACCTATCCGCAGTATGAAGTGCTTGTAGATGAGGTGAAGGCGGCGCAGTTAGGCGTAAGTGTTTCTGATGTGCTGGGCGTAATGCAGGGCTATTACGGAAGTATCCAGTCTTCGGATTTCAACAGGTTCGGGAAGTATTACAGGGTATTGGTACAGGCAACGCCTGAAACGAGAGAAGATAAAGAGTCCCTGAACGGAATTTTTGTTAAAAATAATCTTAACCAAATGGTTCCTGTGAACACTTTGGTTACTTTAAAACAAGTAACAGGTGCAGAAGTTGTTGACCGTTTCAATTTGTTTAATTCTTCAAATTTGACGGTAATGGCGGCTCCGGGATACAGTTCCGGACAGGCCATGGCAGCAGTTGAAGAAGTGAGTAAAAAGGTACTTCCTCCAGGATATACTTATGATTATAAAGGAATGAGCCGTGAAGAAGCGGGTTCAAGTTCTCAGTCTGTAATGATTTTTGGATTATGTATCGTGTTTGTGTTTTTCTTATTATCGGCGCAGTATGAAAGTTATATTCTGCCGTTTGCTGTATTGATCGCTATTCCGGTTGGTTTGTCAGGGGTATTTGTAGGAATTACACTGGCGGATTTATCTAATAATATTTACGTTCAGATCGCTTTGGTGATGCTGATCGGATTGCTGGCGAAAAACGGTATTCTGATCGTGGAATTTGCTATCCAGCGCCGTAGAGCAGGAAAAAGCCTTATTGCATCAGCTGTGGAAGGAGCAAAAGCGCGTCTTCGTCCTATCTTGATGACCTCTTTAGCATTCATCACAGGACTGCTTCCGTTGATTTTTGTGGTAGGACCGTCAGCAATGGGAAATCATTCTATCGGATATGCTGCGATCTCAGGGATGCTTTTCGGAACCATTTTAGGGATTTTCGTGGTACCGGTTCTTTTTGTGGTGTTCCAGGCGCTTCATGAAAGAATCAACGGAAGAGTGATCACAGAAGCAGATTGGGAATATTAA
- a CDS encoding efflux transporter outer membrane subunit: MNSIKNIAYIALISGTAVSCKVQKYERPEMKMPEAFRNDTVAAAGQNENIAKISYKDFFKDPVLVGLIDKAVAQNNDLQAALKQIEFASLAYNQSKWANVPAVSATIANASISRPSDNSMNGMMAGQFMGRKYTEDYSSSINISWEADIWGKIKGRKEQALTEYLKTQEAAKAVKTALVASVVQGYYNLLMLDTQLEITRSNLKYSDTTLQFLTKQQELGLTTALAVQQQEIVKDQILKTVPAIESSIALQENALSLLTGSMPDKIERSAGLNNVQSPDHIEAGIPSELLSYRPDIKTAELEVRKSVAAIHVAKMSMYPSLNITAQGGINAFQASKWFSIPGSLFGMAAGAIAQPVLNGKQLKTQYEQSKVLAEQAEINFKQSVLKAVGEVSDALVQIQKLEEQQKIAEGLVAKSNEAVKKADILFKYNAATYVEVILVQTNKLQAELDLASLKAQRLNAITALYRSVGGGWQ, from the coding sequence ATGAATTCAATTAAAAATATAGCATATATCGCACTGATATCGGGTACAGCGGTTTCCTGTAAAGTTCAGAAATATGAACGGCCGGAAATGAAAATGCCTGAAGCGTTTAGAAACGATACTGTGGCTGCAGCGGGGCAGAATGAAAATATAGCCAAGATCAGCTACAAAGATTTCTTTAAAGATCCTGTTTTAGTAGGGCTGATCGATAAAGCAGTTGCTCAGAATAACGACCTTCAAGCAGCATTAAAACAGATAGAATTTGCTTCATTGGCTTATAATCAGAGCAAGTGGGCAAATGTACCTGCGGTAAGTGCGACCATTGCTAATGCAAGTATCAGCCGTCCTTCAGATAACAGTATGAACGGGATGATGGCCGGGCAGTTTATGGGGAGAAAATATACAGAAGATTACTCAAGTTCAATCAATATTTCCTGGGAGGCTGATATCTGGGGGAAGATTAAAGGCAGAAAAGAACAGGCTTTAACGGAATACCTTAAGACCCAGGAAGCGGCAAAAGCAGTGAAAACGGCATTGGTTGCTTCGGTAGTCCAGGGGTATTATAATTTATTAATGCTTGATACACAGCTGGAAATCACAAGATCCAACTTGAAATATTCTGACACGACCCTGCAGTTTTTAACTAAGCAGCAGGAGCTGGGTTTGACAACGGCTTTGGCAGTACAGCAGCAGGAAATTGTAAAAGACCAGATCTTAAAAACAGTCCCGGCTATTGAAAGTTCGATCGCTTTGCAGGAAAATGCATTAAGTCTTCTTACAGGTTCAATGCCTGACAAAATTGAAAGAAGCGCAGGGTTGAATAATGTTCAGTCTCCGGATCATATTGAGGCAGGAATTCCTTCAGAATTATTGAGTTACAGACCTGATATTAAAACAGCAGAGCTTGAAGTTAGAAAAAGCGTGGCTGCCATTCATGTGGCTAAAATGAGTATGTACCCATCATTAAATATTACGGCTCAGGGCGGCATTAATGCTTTTCAGGCAAGCAAATGGTTCAGTATTCCCGGATCTCTTTTCGGAATGGCTGCAGGAGCAATCGCACAGCCTGTTTTAAACGGAAAACAGCTTAAAACACAATACGAACAGTCAAAAGTGCTGGCTGAGCAGGCTGAGATTAATTTTAAACAGTCGGTTTTAAAAGCGGTTGGCGAAGTTTCAGATGCTCTTGTACAGATTCAAAAGCTGGAAGAACAGCAGAAAATTGCAGAAGGACTGGTAGCAAAATCTAATGAGGCAGTGAAAAAAGCGGATATTTTATTTAAATATAATGCGGCGACTTATGTGGAAGTGATTTTGGTGCAGACCAATAAACTTCAGGCCGAGCTGGATCTTGCTTCCCTGAAAGCCCAGCGCTTAAATGCCATTACAGCTCTTTACCGCTCTGTAGGCGGCGGATGGCAGTAA
- a CDS encoding T9SS type A sorting domain-containing protein, whose amino-acid sequence MKKLYMSVLAVCTCFSVSAQEVVWQKDIKSNTQDFLSRVVTTIDQQYLITGSSIQASKLASGNKQNNGYDYHLVKLDQKGEQVWEKYFSGQNHDFLSAAVATQEGGFLLAGTSYSGKGLDKKEDSKGGSDIWLVKINEFGDEIWQKTLGTSSDEEARAVIQTSDLGCFVAGNIQNALKGYGSKDVTVTKLDKNGKVLSEIVLGGKGLDEAEKMIPTKDGGALIGIYSRSSAGGTKKTENYGEGDYWIVKLSKEGKVEWEKNFGGKADDHLRTLALTSNGYIIGGESRSEISGNKTAGIEEGTDLWLIYLNERGDELWQKSYNFKNRDVLTGMSVLHSSDDKTSKGILLGGYTQAEGRIENDDETFWMLYLNQDGKEEWRKYVKGESRKKEERLSDLMLNRDGSIILAGTSAEELGKENWKIVKLGDRQVDQLIEKQDIKIYPNPVSDYAYVEIGFEFKEADITMYDMGGRQLQNFKTKNKVTKINTQNLVQGAYLISIKTDTNKSANAKIIKK is encoded by the coding sequence ATGAAAAAACTCTACATGAGCGTACTGGCTGTGTGTACATGCTTCAGTGTGTCTGCGCAGGAAGTAGTCTGGCAGAAGGACATCAAATCCAATACGCAGGATTTCTTAAGCAGGGTGGTTACCACCATCGACCAGCAGTATTTAATTACAGGAAGCTCCATCCAGGCTTCAAAATTAGCATCAGGAAATAAACAGAATAACGGCTACGACTATCATCTCGTAAAACTTGACCAGAAGGGAGAACAGGTCTGGGAAAAGTATTTCTCAGGACAGAACCATGATTTTTTGTCAGCCGCAGTTGCAACGCAGGAGGGAGGATTTCTTCTGGCAGGAACTTCGTATTCAGGGAAAGGGCTTGATAAAAAAGAAGATTCAAAAGGAGGATCAGATATCTGGCTGGTAAAAATCAATGAATTCGGGGACGAGATCTGGCAGAAAACACTGGGAACGTCTTCTGATGAGGAAGCCAGAGCAGTGATACAGACTTCAGATTTAGGATGTTTCGTGGCAGGAAATATACAGAATGCATTGAAAGGTTACGGTTCAAAAGACGTCACGGTGACAAAACTTGATAAAAACGGAAAGGTTCTTTCTGAAATAGTATTGGGAGGAAAAGGCCTTGATGAAGCAGAAAAAATGATTCCTACAAAAGACGGGGGTGCTTTAATCGGTATCTACTCAAGAAGCAGTGCTGGCGGAACCAAGAAAACAGAGAACTACGGCGAAGGCGACTACTGGATCGTAAAGCTCAGTAAAGAAGGAAAAGTAGAATGGGAGAAGAACTTCGGCGGAAAGGCTGACGACCACTTAAGAACTTTAGCGTTAACGAGTAACGGATATATCATCGGAGGAGAATCCAGATCAGAAATATCAGGAAATAAAACTGCAGGAATCGAAGAGGGAACTGACTTGTGGCTGATTTATTTAAATGAAAGAGGCGATGAATTATGGCAGAAATCCTACAATTTCAAGAACAGAGATGTCCTGACGGGGATGAGCGTGCTGCACAGTTCTGATGATAAAACTTCAAAAGGAATTTTATTGGGAGGCTACACGCAGGCAGAAGGTAGAATCGAAAACGACGACGAGACTTTCTGGATGCTGTATCTGAATCAGGACGGAAAAGAAGAATGGAGAAAGTATGTGAAAGGAGAATCCAGAAAGAAGGAGGAAAGGCTTTCGGATCTGATGTTAAACAGAGACGGATCAATTATACTGGCAGGAACGAGTGCAGAGGAATTAGGAAAGGAGAACTGGAAGATCGTGAAATTAGGAGACAGGCAGGTTGACCAGCTGATCGAAAAACAGGACATCAAGATTTATCCTAATCCTGTATCAGATTATGCCTATGTAGAAATAGGTTTTGAATTTAAGGAGGCTGATATTACAATGTACGATATGGGAGGAAGACAGCTTCAGAATTTTAAGACCAAGAATAAAGTGACTAAGATCAACACGCAGAATCTGGTTCAGGGAGCTTATCTGATAAGTATTAAAACTGATACGAATAAATCTGCGAATGCTAAAATCATTAAGAAATAA
- a CDS encoding efflux RND transporter periplasmic adaptor subunit, with protein sequence MQRFFIQKSTIFFLSLIVLAGCRKNNQNQSYQQQAPELPVETVKQGDASASREYAASIEGISNVEIRPQVTGYLTKIFVDEGDYVRAGQPLFKIEDQIFREQLKSAQAALISAQANLAASKIDLDRKKELFRNKMVSDIQVKEAEASYNAARGAVSQSLSTIESAKINVNFSTIKAPVSGYIGRFNYRLGSLLTPTNQDPITLLSDIHQVYTYFSLSENDFSSFQKQNAGSSIDEIVKNTPAVSLQLSGGENYAEKGRIDAVEGQFNKTTGSITLRAKFNNPNNLLRSGNTGKIVMEQFYSNVILLPVASTRAIQDKIFVFTIKDGKAVQLPIEVSGKAGNDFIVSKGLKAGDQYIVSGFDRLQPGTPVAAQKNAKPKKS encoded by the coding sequence AACTTCCTGTAGAAACAGTGAAACAGGGAGACGCTTCTGCTTCCAGAGAATATGCCGCTTCTATCGAAGGAATTTCTAATGTAGAGATCAGGCCTCAGGTGACAGGATATCTTACCAAAATCTTTGTGGACGAAGGAGATTATGTAAGAGCCGGCCAGCCGCTGTTCAAAATTGAAGACCAGATTTTCCGTGAGCAGCTTAAAAGTGCACAGGCTGCATTAATTTCAGCACAGGCTAATCTTGCCGCATCTAAAATAGATCTGGACCGTAAAAAAGAACTTTTCAGAAACAAAATGGTTTCAGATATCCAGGTGAAAGAAGCAGAAGCATCTTATAACGCCGCAAGAGGAGCGGTAAGCCAGTCTCTGTCTACCATTGAATCAGCAAAGATCAACGTTAATTTTTCTACCATTAAAGCTCCTGTAAGCGGGTATATCGGAAGATTTAATTATCGTTTAGGAAGTCTTTTGACGCCGACGAATCAAGATCCGATCACGCTTTTATCAGATATTCATCAGGTGTACACCTATTTTAGTTTAAGTGAAAATGACTTCAGCAGTTTTCAGAAACAGAATGCAGGAAGCAGTATTGATGAGATCGTGAAAAATACGCCTGCAGTTTCTTTACAGCTTTCCGGAGGTGAAAACTATGCTGAAAAAGGAAGAATTGATGCGGTGGAAGGTCAGTTTAATAAAACTACAGGTTCAATTACATTAAGAGCAAAATTCAACAATCCGAATAATTTGTTGAGAAGCGGAAATACCGGAAAAATAGTAATGGAGCAGTTTTACAGCAATGTTATTTTACTGCCGGTTGCTTCTACAAGAGCTATTCAGGATAAAATTTTTGTATTCACTATCAAAGACGGAAAAGCAGTCCAGCTTCCGATTGAAGTCAGCGGAAAAGCCGGCAACGACTTTATCGTATCAAAAGGCCTGAAAGCAGGAGATCAGTATATCGTCAGCGGTTTTGACAGACTGCAGCCGGGAACTCCGGTTGCCGCTCAAAAAAATGCTAAACCGAAAAAATCGTAA
- a CDS encoding DUF2652 domain-containing protein, whose product MEASIQEGIILIPDFNGFTEFVFNTKLYTGEYIVRQLLSILIDMNDQYFEISEIEGYAILFYRYDQDPSYQKISKMLWNMQNAFNKKIAELSQALSVSIDLSLKFIVHYGKFSQYTIGNFRKLYGKTIVEAHQMLKNELAEQPSYVLFSDFFVEQIQKQKNDFNDDKVHLPEVGSIHYFEN is encoded by the coding sequence ATGGAAGCATCTATACAAGAGGGGATTATACTTATTCCGGATTTCAACGGATTTACAGAGTTTGTATTCAATACCAAATTATATACAGGAGAATATATTGTAAGGCAGCTTTTGTCTATTCTGATCGATATGAATGACCAGTATTTTGAGATCTCTGAAATCGAAGGGTACGCGATTTTATTTTACCGGTATGACCAGGATCCTTCTTATCAGAAAATTTCTAAAATGCTCTGGAATATGCAGAACGCTTTTAATAAGAAAATTGCAGAACTCAGCCAAGCGTTGAGTGTTTCCATTGATCTGTCTTTGAAATTCATTGTTCATTACGGAAAGTTTTCGCAGTATACCATTGGAAATTTTAGGAAATTATATGGAAAAACAATTGTAGAAGCCCACCAAATGCTTAAAAATGAATTGGCAGAACAGCCTTCTTATGTTTTGTTCAGTGATTTTTTTGTAGAGCAGATCCAAAAGCAGAAAAATGATTTTAATGATGATAAAGTACATCTGCCGGAGGTAGGAAGTATCCATTATTTTGAAAATTAA